The genomic window GTGGGCACGTACCATGAGGTTGAGGAGTTGGAGCGTGAGGTCGATTTGAGAGAGACGGTGGTTGTGGACAAAAGAAGGCTATCTCTGCCAGCGCCCCCCAGGGAGGGAAGCCTGCTGATCAGAGAGAGGGATGTAGTCGACATGAGGGGCTATCGGTGATGCATCTGGGTACTGCATGCTTGAGCGTATATGAAGATTTTGGGGTGGCATTTGATGATTTATAGCGTCGGCGTCTTGCAGAGGCGTCTTAGATCCGGACTCTTGGATAGGACGGGGCATGTTTGGGAGTTACGATTAGCATCTTCACGACATACGAATACACGATCGACGACCTACAGCATCGGCAAGAACAAGCTCCGAAGACCTTCATTACACGGAGAAGTGGTTGTGATCGAGGTCACCTTCGTCAGGAGACAAACCAATCAAAGATAGAATCCACGCGAACCTCAAACTGACCGGACGGAGTGTTCGTGGCTTGTGTGACATTCCAGGCCTGATCGAGGAATCACCAAACTGATTTCAATGGCCTCCGCGTCAAGACTGCGATTGCTGGAGAAGCGCATGTACTATACGATCGTACCACATGAAGCCAAGTGCTTCACCAAACACGTAGTGTTCTTAAGCAGACTACGGATTTGAAGACCTGATGGCATTCAATCACATCCGCTCATGACTGATTGTTGGGCCGCCGCAAGAATTGTTTTCTCATCCGTCGTCATGCGCATTGTTCGACTGTGGAGAAGACCAAGGGTCGATGTCAAAACCACGCACAGATCAAGATTCGTTAAATTAGCTGTGAGCACGACTTTTGCAGACCAAATCCTGCCTTTCGTCATCGCCTAGTTGAGGAATTGCAACTCCTAGAGTAAGCAGTTCAAGCAGAGCGTTCACTGGCTTGATACCAGCTTCCGTTTGAGTTCTGCACTGCGCTCTGCCAACGACAGTTAGGTTTCTGAGACTAGCGAGTCAAGAGACGTCTTTCCTGACGACATGTACCACCGTCTCTGGGAGAGGCTTCGCCTGGCACCAAGAAAGGTATCGTTTCCTGTATTGTCCGCATGATATCCGCATCTTGAAGGATCGCAAGCGTTGTGGTAACGAGAATGTGCAACGACGACCCACAACCATATTCTTGGCTGCAATCAAGCTGTGCCGTTCTTTCCATTCATAGGAGGATGTAGTGAGAAGCTGGTGGACCTAGGGCAGGGTGCGAGGGTTCTGTCAATATTGTTGTTCTGTAGTTACCGTACTGAAGCACATGTTCTTTTTTTGTTCGTATACCACTTCTTTTCGTCTAGAGCAACGTGACATCGTGACAAACACGGACTAGCGTGGTTCTTGCGCGACACCTCCACGCCCAAGCGCTCAGGCTTCTCCACACTCCTCCGCATTGCTCCGCGCCGAAATGAATACTCATGAAGCAGCTTCGCCAGATAGTCTGCTTTATAGAACCATTACCTGGTCACTGTTTTTGGGTTTGAGGGAGGTTAATCTCTGTATCGTCGCGTTTAGATTGTCTATGCTCGTTCAAGCAAAAATCGTGGCTGGATGTTAGCCAGGTCTTTCGTCTCGGGCCTCCGATGAGTTCATGTGTCTTCCGATTGTGCGACTAAGCTATGCTGATCTCGGTAACCCAACCGCCAGGTCATGGACCACGTTCCGTGGATGGTTATAGGAGTAGGTTCCCAAACTGTCACCTCTTGGTCATGTCAACCTCTCATTGGTGGAAGACCCCTTCATCTGGGGCTCCCACCCTCCACAGTCCGGAGTAATGCAGTCCGGAGCACAAGTATAAGAGGCCCGGACCCCCATGGGGCAGCACAGGTTTCTGACCTGTTGCAGAATCCGCAAGTTACCTGGCATGTCGCAGGCTGCAGTATCTGCGTGGGCTCTCCGCCGCAAACTACTGTGGCTCGTAGTGAAAAGGCACGCTGCCAGACTCGGACGAGCAGTAGATTGAACATGATGGTAGGTCGATCCCGCATTTGTCCCCATACTTATGGCTCCTCTTATGCAGCGCATATCCCCCGCTAACAAAGTGAGAAGCACTGGCGAGACAGTCCCACCACATGCCCTCCGGCTCTGTGAGGCCGTCACCCCATCGTACGAAGCGAACTCAACATCGTCATCCGGTTCCACTTCGGTTGTTGACAAAATCCGAGTTCGTCCCGACGGCAGAGATTGCATGCAAAactagcagctgctactcCACCATGGCCCTCTTTTTCGAAACTGCGAAGAATTTTCTTTAGCATCCTCGGCACACCGTTGTTCCCTGCACGAGCTGCTGACCACTAGTGATGCAACCTCAGAACCAGGAATGAGGCTCTGCGGGCACTAAGCTACGGTTTCTCGGCGAAGATCGGCGCTCGCAGCCAACCACTGCCAAGTCACTCCACCGTGAGATTCGACCTGTTGGGAGACACAAACGTGGGATGATGGGCGCACCTCAACAATATCTTCCGATCACCGTACCGCAGGTTCTCACGCTGCTGGCCCCTCCCACCACCCGCATTCGTGGGTGACTCCACTGCGATGCAGTGTATCTGGAGAGGATTTTTCCAGGGGAACTGTGCCCATGGGTCTCCATTCATTGGAAAGCGTGGGGCGTATCACGCACAATTGTGCTCGTGCTGCCGACTTTCCCATGTATTGCCCGATCACGAGTTGAGGCGAATTTGTTTACCGGCCAAGCAGCCGGCCTTCGAGCGTCCGTGAGCGCGAGCTTCGACAACAACCAGCATGGAATTACATCATACAGCCCCATTGTTCGTGGGATTACTTGATCGAGTCACAACGCCAAGATAAAATTGAAGCCCCAAGTGCAAGGTTGAAATTGACAGCGGGGCTCCACTCAGCAGACCAGGAAACAGTCTCCACGCCATCACACAACATAAGTTCTCCTCAAAACCCGCATTCCAGCTTCCTTCTCCAGTTTCTCCCCATCAACTCCTCCAACGATTTGCGCTGTCTGCAAAAGTCACAGTCTTTGCCTGTACTTTGCagttctagtactttatacttTTAATACAGGACTCTACGTCCTACCACACGCTTCATCATGGGTCTCTTCAGCAAAAAGACCACCGAGGAGGTGGCTGAGAAGGGAACTCCTGAGACTTCGACTCCTGCTGAGACTCCCGCGAGGACAGTCTCCCCGACCAGGGATGGAGCTGAGATCGAGCCCAAGGGCCGTGTCCCTGCTGTCGCAGTGATCCTTGGAGCAACTGCCAGTATTGGTGGCTTCATGTTCGGTTACGAGTCCGGACAGATCTCTGGTTTTCTCCAGATGCCCGACTTCCTCGAGAGATTCGGCGACAACGGCGAATTCTCTGCTATCCGCCAGGGTACCATCGTCGGTCTCCTCTGGTAAGTTTGTTCATCGAGCTGAAGCCATCGACTCGTCTAACATTCCAACAGCATTGGTACTCTCTTCGGTTGCTTATGCTCGGCTCCCCTCGCTGATACCTTCGGTCGTCGTCTGGTCATCTCCGGTTCCGCTTTCTTCTACATCATCGGTGTGATTATCGAAATCACTAGCGAGCGTTCCTGGGTCCAATTCGCCATGGGTCGTTTCACTGCTGGTATCGGTATCGGAGCCTTGTCCACTGTCGTCCCTATGTACCAGTCCGAGTCGATTCCCAAGCGTATCCGTGGCGCTACGGTCAGTTCATATCAGCTGCTCATCACCCTCGGTATCTGGACCGCTTACATGGTCAACTACGGCACATCCAAGGACTACACCAACGATGCTCAGTGGCGCATTCCCAACGGTCTGTCCGCTCTTTGGGCCATCATCCTGGGTTCCACCATCCTCCTTCTGCCCGAGTCCCCCCGTTACGCCTACCGCATGGGCCGTACTGAGGAGGCTCGCATGAACATGGCCCGTCTCAACGGTGTTGACCCTCACAGCGCCTTCATCGACAACGAGATCCGCGAGATTGAGGAGAAGCTCCAGGCTGAGTCTGCTGGCGGCGAGCACCCATGGCACGAGATATTCACTGGTCCCCGCATGTTGTACCGCACCCTGCTGGGCATGGTCCTTCAGGCTGGTCAGCAGCTTACTGGCGCTaactacttcttctactacgGAACCACCATCTTCTCGGCTACTGGCCTGAAGAACCCCTATGTCACCTCCATCATTCTCGGTACCGTCAACGTGGTCGCCACTATCTTCGGTCTCTGGGTTGTTGAGAATGTCGGACGTCGCACGGCCATGATGTGCGGTGCTGCATGGATGTTCATGTGCCTGTTCGTCTACTCGCTCGTCGGCCACTTCGTCGCCACCAGCATCGACGGCGTGACCACCCCTACCGCCACAGCCGGCAACGTCATGATTGTCTTCACCTGCTTGTTCATCGCCGCTTTCGCCACCACCTGGGGTCCTCTCGTCTGGGCTATTGTCGGCGAGCTGTACCCTGCCCGCTACCGCGCAACCTGCATGGCTCTGGCAACCGCGTCCAACTGGCTGTTCAACTTCATCATCTCGTTCGTCTCAACCCTCGTCACCGACAGGATTGACTACCTCTACGGTCTCGTCTTCGGCGTGAGTTGTTTCCTGCTCTTCTGGGTCGTCTACTTCTTCATGATCGAGACAAAGGACCGCTCCCTCGAGGAGATCGACACAATGTACATGCTCCACGTCAACCCCATCACCTCTGCCAAGTGGGACTCGAGCTCGCTCCAGAGAGACGGTCTGGTCGACACGGACCGTCTGCAGATGGGCCCTGGTGGCAGGAGCTGGAGCAAGGCTGAGCAGGCTGGACAGCGCGGTGGTGTCCTCGAGCCTGCTGAGCGCCAGGAGAAT from Ascochyta rabiei chromosome 2, complete sequence includes these protein-coding regions:
- a CDS encoding hexose transporter hxt5, with amino-acid sequence MGLFSKKTTEEVAEKGTPETSTPAETPARTVSPTRDGAEIEPKGRVPAVAVILGATASIGGFMFGYESGQISGFLQMPDFLERFGDNGEFSAIRQGTIVGLLCIGTLFGCLCSAPLADTFGRRLVISGSAFFYIIGVIIEITSERSWVQFAMGRFTAGIGIGALSTVVPMYQSESIPKRIRGATVSSYQLLITLGIWTAYMVNYGTSKDYTNDAQWRIPNGLSALWAIILGSTILLLPESPRYAYRMGRTEEARMNMARLNGVDPHSAFIDNEIREIEEKLQAESAGGEHPWHEIFTGPRMLYRTLLGMVLQAGQQLTGANYFFYYGTTIFSATGLKNPYVTSIILGTVNVVATIFGLWVVENVGRRTAMMCGAAWMFMCLFVYSLVGHFVATSIDGVTTPTATAGNVMIVFTCLFIAAFATTWGPLVWAIVGELYPARYRATCMALATASNWLFNFIISFVSTLVTDRIDYLYGLVFGVSCFLLFWVVYFFMIETKDRSLEEIDTMYMLHVNPITSAKWDSSSLQRDGLVDTDRLQMGPGGRSWSKAEQAGQRGGVLEPAERQENQV